Proteins from a genomic interval of Puniceicoccaceae bacterium:
- the nadC gene encoding carboxylating nicotinate-nucleotide diphosphorylase: MRKHAFQQLTWNALDAQALLHLIELARAEDLEGAGLLESFPYAMDVTCAAMLDAGVTGRARLVARQPMVLCGTRLVPLVLAAYGGDCDYMPRCDDGQVLDAGAVIGELSGDVVQMLQAERVLLNFVQKLSGIATLTSTYVKALDGTATRVLDTRKTTPGYRVLEKYATACGGGWNHRRGLYEWILVKDNHLSGSGAEEGARLAERVRRAKRRFPDLIVEVEVDRMDQIEPVMEAGADIIMLDNFETPSLREAVAQVGGRAITEASGGITLNRLPEIGRTGVDFVSCGATVHQSQWVDIGLDWGESPGQST; encoded by the coding sequence ATGAGAAAACATGCCTTTCAGCAGTTGACATGGAATGCGCTCGATGCGCAGGCATTGCTTCATCTGATCGAACTCGCGCGTGCTGAAGATCTGGAAGGTGCGGGTCTTTTGGAGTCCTTTCCTTACGCGATGGATGTCACCTGTGCGGCCATGCTCGACGCAGGGGTGACGGGCCGTGCGCGGCTCGTGGCGCGGCAGCCGATGGTGTTATGCGGGACTCGCCTGGTCCCGCTCGTGCTGGCAGCGTATGGCGGAGACTGTGATTACATGCCCCGGTGCGATGATGGGCAGGTGCTCGATGCCGGTGCGGTCATCGGAGAGCTGTCGGGGGATGTGGTGCAGATGTTGCAGGCCGAGCGTGTGCTTCTCAATTTTGTGCAAAAATTGTCGGGCATCGCGACGTTGACATCGACCTACGTGAAGGCCCTCGACGGAACGGCGACGCGCGTTCTCGATACTCGAAAAACCACTCCCGGTTATCGAGTGCTGGAAAAGTACGCCACCGCCTGCGGAGGTGGTTGGAATCACCGGCGCGGACTCTATGAATGGATTCTGGTAAAGGACAATCATCTCAGCGGTTCAGGTGCGGAAGAAGGGGCCAGGTTGGCCGAGCGTGTCAGGCGGGCAAAACGGCGCTTCCCCGATTTGATCGTTGAAGTGGAGGTGGACCGCATGGATCAAATCGAGCCGGTCATGGAAGCCGGTGCCGACATCATCATGCTCGACAATTTTGAGACACCCAGCCTTCGTGAGGCAGTAGCCCAAGTGGGCGGACGTGCGATCACCGAAGCGAGTGGAGGCATCACATTGAACCGGCTTCCCGAGATCGGGCGGACCGGGGTGGATTTTGTCTCCTGCGGTGCAACCGTGCACCAGAGCCAATGGGTGGACATCGGATTGGATTGGGGCGAATCCCCAGGACAGTCTACCTGA
- a CDS encoding carbamoyltransferase, with product MMKILGISAFYHDSAVALIDDGHIVAAAQEERFTRIKHDASFPTRALKYCLAEAGSSADNIDAVAYYEKPLLKFSRILETSMRVAPFGLNPFMAAMPSWLRNKLWIPFQIESALDQCRMQNCPPIYFPEHHFSHAASAYFPSPFESAAVMTLDGVGEWATTTLGAGQGRDLQLFQELRFPHSLGLLYSAFTYFTGFKVNSGEYKLMGLAPYGVPRYVQTILDHLIDLKPDGSFRLNMDYFGYLSGLRMTHSRFSDLFGGPPRNPESDITSRECDLAASIQAVTEEIVLRIARHLHRITDNPRLCMAGGVALNCVSNGKLLREGPFREIWIQPAAGDSGAAIGAALAVWHQLNPNAKRPETRSDAMKGGFLGPRFPSSIIRKFLDSKGYPYHLTTGEDWSRQIASLLAEQKVVGLFQGRMEFGPRALGARSILGDPRSASMQSLLNRKIKFRESFRPFAPACLEETVKQHFEIDAPSPYMLLVCPIRQEHRQATQPLQTGNLIERVNQIRSHLPAVTHVDYSARIQTVCQKTHGRFYDLIKAFEALTGVGVIINTSFNVRGEPIVCTPEDAYRCFMRTDMDVLVLEDCILFKQDQPEWKENRDWRTEFSLD from the coding sequence CTGATGAAAATCCTCGGCATCAGCGCCTTCTATCACGACTCGGCAGTCGCATTGATCGACGACGGTCACATCGTGGCAGCCGCACAAGAGGAACGCTTCACCCGTATCAAACATGATGCATCCTTCCCGACGCGCGCCTTGAAATACTGTCTGGCGGAAGCGGGATCATCTGCAGATAACATTGATGCGGTGGCCTACTACGAAAAACCACTTCTCAAATTTTCGCGCATTCTCGAAACCTCGATGCGCGTCGCACCGTTCGGGTTGAACCCCTTCATGGCAGCCATGCCTTCCTGGCTGCGCAACAAACTCTGGATTCCGTTCCAGATCGAATCCGCACTGGACCAGTGCAGAATGCAAAACTGCCCCCCAATCTATTTCCCGGAGCACCATTTTTCCCATGCAGCCAGTGCCTATTTCCCGTCACCCTTTGAATCTGCCGCTGTGATGACTCTCGATGGCGTGGGTGAATGGGCAACCACTACCCTTGGTGCCGGACAGGGTCGCGATCTGCAGTTGTTCCAGGAACTTCGCTTTCCCCACTCGCTGGGATTGCTCTATTCGGCCTTCACCTATTTCACCGGATTCAAAGTCAACTCCGGAGAATACAAGCTCATGGGATTGGCGCCCTATGGAGTTCCCCGTTACGTTCAGACAATTCTGGATCATTTGATCGATCTCAAACCGGATGGGTCATTTCGCCTGAACATGGACTATTTCGGCTATTTGAGCGGACTGCGCATGACTCACTCCCGCTTTTCCGACCTTTTTGGCGGCCCACCCCGAAATCCGGAAAGCGACATTACCTCCCGCGAATGCGACCTTGCTGCTTCTATCCAGGCGGTTACCGAGGAAATTGTGCTGCGCATCGCCCGGCATCTGCACCGTATTACGGACAATCCCCGACTCTGCATGGCCGGAGGAGTCGCACTCAATTGTGTCAGCAATGGAAAACTGTTGCGAGAGGGACCCTTCAGGGAAATCTGGATTCAACCTGCGGCTGGCGACAGCGGTGCCGCCATTGGAGCAGCCCTTGCGGTGTGGCATCAGCTCAACCCCAATGCAAAGCGACCCGAAACCCGCTCAGATGCGATGAAGGGCGGATTTCTGGGTCCACGGTTTCCAAGCTCGATCATCCGGAAATTTCTCGATTCCAAGGGCTATCCCTATCACCTGACGACTGGAGAGGACTGGAGTCGGCAAATTGCGAGCCTTCTCGCCGAACAAAAAGTGGTTGGGCTTTTCCAGGGGCGAATGGAGTTCGGCCCCCGTGCCCTCGGTGCACGTTCCATTCTCGGAGATCCGCGCTCTGCTTCCATGCAGTCACTGCTCAATCGCAAAATCAAATTCAGGGAGTCCTTTCGTCCCTTTGCACCGGCATGCCTGGAAGAAACCGTGAAACAGCATTTCGAAATTGATGCACCCTCCCCCTACATGCTCCTGGTCTGCCCGATTCGGCAGGAGCATCGCCAAGCAACGCAACCCTTGCAAACTGGCAACCTGATCGAACGCGTCAATCAGATCCGCTCCCACCTGCCAGCAGTCACCCATGTGGACTACTCCGCCCGCATTCAGACCGTTTGCCAGAAAACGCATGGCAGATTTTACGACCTGATCAAGGCTTTTGAAGCATTAACTGGCGTTGGAGTCATCATCAACACCTCATTCAATGTGAGGGGAGAACCCATCGTCTGCACCCCGGAAGACGCTTATCGCTGTTTCATGCGAACAGATATGGATGTTCTGGTGCTCGAGGACTGCATTCTCTTCAAACAAGATCAGCCCGAGTGGAAAGAGAACAGGGACTGGCGCACAGAATTCAGCCTCGACTGA
- the cmk gene encoding (d)CMP kinase, with protein sequence MRMENIITIDGGAASGKSSTSRLLAQRLNLLHVDTGSHYRSLTHALMRLGCDPKEHAQVVKGLEQLSLDSRIEGRQSRILINGSPVDEEQLRSEEVNQQVSAFASIPEVRAKLLDYQRSQVELCEPGGFAGLVMEGRDIGSVVFPDARWRFYLEADAATRQARRELEGQVDSIQQRDQMDAGRKTAPLKIPEGAVRIDSSALTLEQVVARVVSAVNLNNTAG encoded by the coding sequence ATGAGAATGGAAAACATCATTACCATTGATGGCGGTGCGGCATCTGGAAAGAGTTCGACTTCACGATTGCTCGCGCAACGCCTCAACTTATTGCATGTGGATACGGGGTCTCACTATCGTAGCCTCACTCACGCGTTGATGCGCTTGGGTTGCGATCCGAAGGAACACGCACAGGTAGTGAAAGGGCTGGAACAACTGTCGCTCGACTCACGCATCGAGGGACGTCAGTCAAGGATTTTGATCAACGGAAGTCCGGTTGACGAAGAACAGCTTCGCTCAGAAGAGGTCAATCAACAGGTTTCCGCTTTTGCGTCGATTCCGGAAGTGCGTGCCAAATTGCTGGACTACCAGCGAAGTCAGGTCGAATTGTGTGAACCGGGTGGATTTGCAGGCTTGGTGATGGAAGGCAGGGACATTGGTTCGGTTGTTTTTCCGGATGCGCGCTGGCGGTTTTATCTGGAGGCTGATGCCGCGACACGTCAGGCCCGCCGTGAGCTTGAGGGACAGGTGGACTCGATCCAACAACGGGATCAGATGGATGCGGGGCGAAAGACTGCTCCCCTCAAAATCCCAGAGGGTGCGGTGCGGATTGACTCCTCGGCGTTGACCTTGGAGCAAGTCGTCGCGCGCGTGGTGTCAGCGGTAAACTTGAATAATACTGCGGGATGA
- a CDS encoding MFS transporter → MKETCREFWGIQIINFVDCIAYFAMLTIASVFLSEELGMTDAQAGWTLTAFTSATSVFLFFSGTVTDALGIRRSLHLSMIAMFVLRLAVVGIALVPAIPHKGMLTALSLLLMAPFMAGVQTIFQSACKRYTTAKSRGAGFNVWYLFMNIGAAAGGISIDIIRKGMGLSSVHIFTLSAVCAVVCYLVALTLIHSEEQLRGEDEPAEPEASEVGVRNPLHIARAVLSNAIIWRLVVLVTLILGVRAVFTYLYLLMPKYWLRTIGPDAAFGTLNAINPIGIVIGLILIIPIANKFKVYNMLVYGALISAFALLPMAIPWERYGMSIVSAHYTMALVAMVILTLGEVIWSPKLNEYTAAIAPHGQEGTYLGLSLVPWFLAKTLVSYFSGYLLNRWSPETVEVGGVDVPLQQALIEGQLSYWDRPEAMWFWLGLWAVVGCLIAIALKGWMTRDVKDPRVA, encoded by the coding sequence TTGAAAGAAACCTGCCGGGAGTTCTGGGGCATTCAAATCATCAACTTCGTGGACTGCATTGCCTACTTTGCGATGCTGACCATCGCATCCGTTTTTTTGTCGGAAGAACTGGGAATGACGGATGCACAGGCGGGCTGGACGCTCACCGCATTCACTTCGGCAACATCGGTATTCTTGTTTTTTTCGGGCACGGTGACCGATGCCCTGGGCATCCGGCGCAGCCTGCACCTCAGCATGATCGCCATGTTTGTCCTTCGCCTGGCGGTGGTTGGCATTGCGCTCGTGCCGGCGATCCCGCACAAAGGCATGCTGACGGCATTGTCGCTGTTGCTGATGGCACCCTTCATGGCGGGAGTGCAAACCATCTTCCAATCCGCGTGTAAACGCTACACGACCGCAAAATCCCGTGGAGCGGGGTTTAATGTATGGTACCTTTTCATGAATATCGGTGCGGCGGCTGGCGGAATCTCAATCGACATCATTCGCAAGGGCATGGGACTCTCCAGCGTGCACATTTTCACGCTCTCGGCGGTCTGCGCCGTTGTGTGCTATCTGGTCGCATTGACCTTGATTCACAGCGAAGAACAGCTGCGGGGTGAGGACGAACCTGCTGAACCTGAGGCAAGTGAAGTTGGGGTTCGCAACCCGCTCCACATTGCCAGGGCGGTGTTGTCAAATGCGATCATTTGGAGACTGGTGGTACTGGTGACACTGATTTTGGGAGTGCGCGCGGTGTTCACTTACCTCTACTTGCTGATGCCGAAATACTGGCTTCGCACCATCGGACCGGACGCTGCGTTTGGCACGCTCAACGCGATTAATCCCATTGGCATTGTGATCGGTCTCATCCTGATCATCCCGATCGCAAACAAGTTCAAGGTCTACAATATGCTGGTCTATGGTGCCTTGATCTCGGCATTTGCGCTGCTTCCCATGGCGATTCCATGGGAACGCTATGGCATGTCCATCGTAAGTGCGCACTATACCATGGCCCTGGTTGCAATGGTGATCCTGACTCTGGGAGAAGTCATCTGGTCTCCCAAACTCAACGAATACACTGCGGCAATTGCGCCGCATGGGCAGGAGGGAACCTACCTTGGGCTTTCGCTGGTTCCCTGGTTTTTGGCAAAAACACTGGTCAGCTACTTCTCGGGTTATTTGCTCAATCGCTGGTCTCCGGAGACGGTCGAAGTGGGCGGTGTGGACGTGCCGCTGCAACAGGCATTGATCGAAGGCCAACTCTCTTATTGGGATCGACCCGAAGCCATGTGGTTTTGGCTGGGGCTGTGGGCGGTGGTGGGTTGCCTGATCGCCATCGCACTCAAGGGGTGGATGACCCGGGATGTGAAAGATCCCCGCGTCGCATAG